A region from the Pogoniulus pusillus isolate bPogPus1 chromosome 13, bPogPus1.pri, whole genome shotgun sequence genome encodes:
- the GET4 gene encoding Golgi to ER traffic protein 4 homolog isoform X2 gives MAAAIMAAEQEAAKGGGRNRGGVQRVEGKLRASVEKGDYYEAHQMYRTLFFRYMSQGKHAEARELMYSGALLFFSHNQQNSAADLSMLVLESLEKSDAKVADDLLENLAKLFSLMDPNSPERVAFVSRALKWSSGGSGKLGHPKLHQLLAITLWKEQNYSESRYHFLHSTDGEGCANMLVEYSSSRGYRSEVDMFVAQAVLQFLCLKNKTSASVVFTTYTEKHPSIEKGPPFVQPLLNFIWFLLLAVDGGKLTVFTVLCEQYQPSLKRDPMYNEYLDRIGQLFFGVPPKQTSSYGNLLNSLMGTGEDDDTEDGQEDSSPIELD, from the exons ATGGCGGCGGCGATTATGGCGGCGGAGCAGGAAGCCGCCAAAGGCGGCGGCAGGAACCGCGGCGGCGTGCAGCGAGTGGAGGGCAAGCTGCGCGCCAGCGTCGAGAAGGGCGACTATTATGAGGCGCACCAGATGTACCGGACGCTTTTCTTCAG GTATATGTCACAAGGAAAACACGCAGAAGCAAGAGAACTGATGTATTCAGGGgctctgctgttcttcagtcATAACCAG CAAAACAGTGCTGCTGATCTCTCAATGCTGGTTTTGGAGTCCTTGGAGAAATCGGATGCAAAAGTAGCAGATGACCTTTTAG AAAACTTGGCTAAATTGTTTAGTTTAATGGATCCAAATTCTCCTGAAAGAGTGGCTTTTGTATCCAGAGCATTAAAATGGTCCAGTGGGGGATCAGGAAAACTTGGACATCCAAAGCTGCACCAGTTACTAGCAATTACCCTGTGGAAAG AGCAAAACTATAGTGAGTCTCGGTATCACTTCTTGCACTCCACAGATGGTGAAGGATGTGCAAATATGCTGGTAGAATACTCCTCGTCCAGGGGATACCGCAGTGAGGTGGACATGTTTGTAGCACAGGCAGTACTACA gtTTCTCTGCTTGAAAAATAAGACCAGTGCATCAGTGGTTTTTACAACATACACAGAGAAACACCCTTCAATAGAAAAGGGCCCTCCCTTCGTTCAGCCGCTGCtaaacttcatctggttcctgtTGTTGGCAGTTGATGG AGGAAAACTAACAGTATTTACAGTATTGTGTGAACAGTATcaaccctcactgaaaagagatcCCATGTATAATGAG TACCTAGATAGAATAGGACAGCTGTTCTTCGGTGTTCCGCCCAAGCAGACGTCGTCCTACG GAAATCTTTTAAACAGCCTGATGGGAACTGGAGAAGATGATGACACAGAAGATGGCCAAGAAGACAGCAGCCCTATTGAGCTCGACTGA
- the GET4 gene encoding Golgi to ER traffic protein 4 homolog isoform X1: protein MAAAIMAAEQEAAKGGGRNRGGVQRVEGKLRASVEKGDYYEAHQMYRTLFFRYMSQGKHAEARELMYSGALLFFSHNQQNSAADLSMLVLESLEKSDAKVADDLLENLAKLFSLMDPNSPERVAFVSRALKWSSGGSGKLGHPKLHQLLAITLWKEQNYSESRYHFLHSTDGEGCANMLVEYSSSRGYRSEVDMFVAQAVLQFLCLKNKTSASVVFTTYTEKHPSIEKGPPFVQPLLNFIWFLLLAVDGGKLTVFTVLCEQYQPSLKRDPMYNEYLDRIGQLFFGVPPKQTSSYGGLLGNLLNSLMGTGEDDDTEDGQEDSSPIELD, encoded by the exons ATGGCGGCGGCGATTATGGCGGCGGAGCAGGAAGCCGCCAAAGGCGGCGGCAGGAACCGCGGCGGCGTGCAGCGAGTGGAGGGCAAGCTGCGCGCCAGCGTCGAGAAGGGCGACTATTATGAGGCGCACCAGATGTACCGGACGCTTTTCTTCAG GTATATGTCACAAGGAAAACACGCAGAAGCAAGAGAACTGATGTATTCAGGGgctctgctgttcttcagtcATAACCAG CAAAACAGTGCTGCTGATCTCTCAATGCTGGTTTTGGAGTCCTTGGAGAAATCGGATGCAAAAGTAGCAGATGACCTTTTAG AAAACTTGGCTAAATTGTTTAGTTTAATGGATCCAAATTCTCCTGAAAGAGTGGCTTTTGTATCCAGAGCATTAAAATGGTCCAGTGGGGGATCAGGAAAACTTGGACATCCAAAGCTGCACCAGTTACTAGCAATTACCCTGTGGAAAG AGCAAAACTATAGTGAGTCTCGGTATCACTTCTTGCACTCCACAGATGGTGAAGGATGTGCAAATATGCTGGTAGAATACTCCTCGTCCAGGGGATACCGCAGTGAGGTGGACATGTTTGTAGCACAGGCAGTACTACA gtTTCTCTGCTTGAAAAATAAGACCAGTGCATCAGTGGTTTTTACAACATACACAGAGAAACACCCTTCAATAGAAAAGGGCCCTCCCTTCGTTCAGCCGCTGCtaaacttcatctggttcctgtTGTTGGCAGTTGATGG AGGAAAACTAACAGTATTTACAGTATTGTGTGAACAGTATcaaccctcactgaaaagagatcCCATGTATAATGAG TACCTAGATAGAATAGGACAGCTGTTCTTCGGTGTTCCGCCCAAGCAGACGTCGTCCTACGGTGGGTTACTAG GAAATCTTTTAAACAGCCTGATGGGAACTGGAGAAGATGATGACACAGAAGATGGCCAAGAAGACAGCAGCCCTATTGAGCTCGACTGA